Proteins encoded in a region of the Flavobacterium sp. MDT1-60 genome:
- a CDS encoding ABC transporter permease: MLKNWINIFIYHFKNNKFFTALNVLGLSIGIAGLIFALLYWNDEQSYNAWNPEKDNVYQILVQLSDTPVGSDCALFLKPTLDQDPNVKSILYADSWYQKDKIIYKGKKEFVAKIINVEQNFFSFFPFEIIQGDAISAIKDDSSIAISDITAKRIFGNENPIGKQIKCFDQLFSVRAVYHIPENSSIAPNAIINKMKQYTTSGLTGPFLLKLLLKVKDPSKVDLTRQKLERIYNHDFIAKIAKEAGFTVEVMTKKVGHFTVILEPLSKARLHSITDGYPETRGNYQFLMIMMGLSLLILILSIVNYINLATANAVKRAKEVGVRKISGASKGNIVSQFLFETVLTTSFSILLALVIVELTLPYYNNFLNKNIVLLASQFYIQLILIFIITIVTAGLFPAIYISNFETFKVLKGNFERSKNGIWLRNGMLIFQFAIAAFFIIGSNIVYQQIKYLQNKDLGFKGDQVISVSLNFPSVDYQGENAAQNIYNKYDIIKQHLSKIKGVEQISTGLITFDGSDNSIAGVLYNDELFKQRVIPLDFGMFEMLNIKIIKGRNFDRKLASDTINSVIINESALKLMNLKDPIGKELLIREHKLKIIGIVQDFNLLSPELKVPPIAFYNIKMFGMTQNINKVYAKLKRDDLENTIANIEKLWSKFDTEYPFQYDFVDKEYARTYETYTKQKNLFSLLNIIVIAIALFGLFALSSYSIQRRMKEIAIRKTLGAETNVLLKELSKQYVLYCIIGFVIALFPVYYLLNKWLENFAFRIDISVFPFLLGFVILLILTLTIVLSRAYSATKTDILKYLKYE, translated from the coding sequence ATGCTAAAAAACTGGATCAACATATTTATTTATCACTTCAAAAACAACAAGTTCTTTACGGCCTTAAATGTTTTAGGATTATCAATAGGAATCGCGGGATTAATATTTGCCTTACTTTACTGGAACGACGAACAAAGTTACAATGCCTGGAACCCTGAAAAAGACAATGTTTATCAGATTTTGGTTCAACTAAGCGATACACCCGTCGGGTCAGATTGTGCCTTATTCCTGAAACCGACTTTAGACCAAGATCCAAATGTCAAATCTATACTATATGCTGATTCCTGGTATCAAAAGGATAAAATTATTTACAAAGGAAAAAAGGAATTTGTAGCTAAAATTATCAATGTCGAACAAAATTTCTTTTCTTTTTTTCCTTTCGAAATTATTCAGGGCGATGCAATTTCAGCTATAAAAGATGATTCCAGTATTGCTATTTCAGATATTACGGCTAAAAGGATTTTTGGAAATGAAAACCCCATTGGAAAACAAATAAAATGCTTTGACCAGCTGTTTTCTGTGCGGGCCGTGTATCATATTCCCGAAAATTCTTCGATTGCGCCAAATGCCATCATCAATAAAATGAAACAATATACAACTTCCGGATTGACTGGTCCGTTTCTTTTAAAGTTATTATTAAAAGTAAAAGACCCATCCAAAGTTGATCTTACAAGACAGAAACTCGAAAGAATTTATAATCACGATTTTATTGCGAAAATTGCCAAAGAAGCAGGTTTTACAGTCGAAGTTATGACTAAAAAAGTGGGGCATTTTACAGTTATTCTTGAACCTTTATCAAAAGCCAGATTACATTCGATAACAGATGGTTATCCTGAAACGCGAGGAAATTATCAGTTTTTAATGATCATGATGGGTTTGTCTCTTTTGATTCTCATTTTGTCGATTGTTAATTACATCAATCTCGCAACTGCTAATGCGGTAAAGCGGGCGAAAGAAGTTGGAGTACGTAAAATTTCGGGTGCATCAAAAGGCAATATTGTTAGTCAGTTTCTTTTTGAAACGGTTTTAACCACGAGTTTTTCTATTTTACTGGCCTTAGTAATTGTAGAACTGACTTTGCCGTATTACAACAACTTTTTAAACAAAAACATTGTACTTCTTGCCAGTCAGTTTTACATACAATTGATATTGATTTTTATCATTACAATTGTGACGGCAGGATTATTTCCGGCCATTTATATATCCAATTTCGAAACTTTTAAAGTTTTGAAAGGAAATTTCGAAAGAAGCAAAAACGGTATCTGGCTGCGCAACGGAATGCTTATTTTTCAGTTTGCCATTGCTGCCTTTTTTATTATTGGCTCCAATATCGTATACCAGCAAATTAAATATTTACAGAATAAAGATCTGGGTTTTAAGGGCGATCAGGTAATTTCGGTTTCTTTAAATTTTCCATCGGTTGATTACCAGGGAGAAAATGCAGCCCAAAATATTTACAACAAATACGACATCATAAAACAGCACCTCAGCAAAATTAAAGGTGTCGAACAAATCTCTACAGGCCTTATTACGTTTGATGGTTCAGACAATTCTATCGCGGGGGTTTTATACAATGATGAACTCTTTAAACAACGCGTTATCCCTTTAGATTTTGGCATGTTTGAAATGTTGAACATCAAAATAATTAAGGGAAGAAATTTTGACAGAAAACTAGCTTCAGACACTATAAATTCTGTGATTATAAACGAAAGCGCATTAAAATTAATGAATCTAAAAGATCCTATTGGCAAGGAACTTTTAATTCGGGAACACAAATTAAAAATAATTGGTATTGTTCAGGATTTCAATTTATTAAGTCCTGAATTAAAAGTGCCGCCAATTGCTTTTTACAATATCAAAATGTTTGGTATGACACAGAACATTAATAAAGTTTATGCAAAACTAAAACGGGATGATCTGGAAAATACGATTGCCAATATCGAAAAATTATGGTCGAAATTCGATACCGAATATCCGTTTCAATATGATTTCGTAGATAAAGAATATGCGAGAACTTATGAAACTTACACCAAACAAAAGAACTTGTTTTCGCTCTTAAATATAATCGTAATTGCAATAGCATTATTCGGATTATTTGCTTTGTCATCCTATTCAATACAAAGACGAATGAAAGAAATCGCCATCAGAAAAACGCTTGGTGCAGAAACAAATGTGCTGTTGAAAGAATTATCGAAACAGTATGTTTTGTACTGTATCATTGGTTTTGTAATTGCCTTGT
- a CDS encoding ABC transporter permease, whose product MLKNWINIFIYHIKNNKLFTALNVLGLSIGIAGLIFAILYWNEEHSYDQWNPEKDKIYSVMSNLGGGNVWAVSSAIPAPILKSTTSYLDAYCYFRTNYSKETIQYQGKIELFDKIFTAQSSFFSFFPFEFIRGNAKSAIHDRNSIAISEETASRLFKDENPMGKQVTYAEQIFVVRGVYRLSDKSSVMPSAVTTIIEEDLEKNRESWGLNYGLMLKLKRQSDTTAVIKKLDQIYLDENYKKQAKREGLSIEAFIKRYGKPLKAELLPLTNARLYRGNVAFAEGNANLTFLQILMGLSILILLLSIANYINLATANAVKRAKEVGIRKVIGASKLQIVIQFVFETILITLFSVLLALVIVELSLPFYNALLDKNLILIGSQFYLQLVLVFILVVFVSGVIPAIYISNFEVLKVLKGNFSRSKSGVWLRNGMLILQFAIATFFIIGSFIVYQQVNFMTEKDLGFKGAQVIDISFKSKKGKGQFERYKAIQQELQKINGVEAVSAGSFSIGGIENSWAGLHYKTHQEVITQQMGVDFGMLNLLNVQLIKGRDLTEKISSDTISNVLLNETAAKTLLEKDPINKIVNWQDGNYKVVGIVKDFNYFGLENKIGPMIFFHIKTQSWSQNEMHTIAVKISPDKMSQTIDNIGKFWKTKVDAEYPFEYNFVDRNYARTYKKYQDQSQLFSLLNGIVILIAVFGLFALASFSMERRLREIAIRKTLGAETNILLKELSKQYVIFCLIGFVIGIIPAYLLLRKWLENFAFRIDIPALPFFAALIALMFLTLTIVLAKAYQVTKIDVLKYLKYE is encoded by the coding sequence ATGCTAAAAAACTGGATTAACATATTTATATACCACATCAAAAACAACAAACTCTTTACCGCTTTGAATGTTTTGGGTTTGAGTATTGGAATTGCAGGTTTGATTTTTGCAATTTTATATTGGAATGAAGAACATTCGTATGACCAGTGGAATCCTGAGAAGGATAAAATCTATTCGGTTATGAGTAATCTTGGAGGAGGAAATGTCTGGGCTGTATCTTCCGCAATTCCTGCCCCTATTTTAAAATCAACCACGTCTTACTTAGATGCCTATTGTTATTTTAGAACTAATTACTCGAAAGAAACGATACAATATCAGGGAAAAATAGAGTTATTTGATAAGATTTTTACAGCGCAGAGCAGTTTCTTTTCTTTTTTTCCTTTTGAATTTATTCGTGGTAACGCAAAGAGTGCTATTCACGATCGCAACAGCATTGCCATTTCTGAAGAAACAGCTTCACGTTTGTTTAAAGACGAAAATCCGATGGGCAAACAAGTTACTTATGCTGAACAAATTTTCGTTGTTCGCGGTGTATATCGATTATCAGACAAATCTTCGGTGATGCCGTCTGCCGTTACAACGATAATAGAAGAGGATTTAGAAAAAAACAGAGAAAGCTGGGGTTTGAATTATGGATTAATGCTTAAGCTAAAAAGGCAAAGTGACACCACTGCGGTTATTAAAAAACTGGATCAAATCTATCTTGATGAAAACTACAAAAAGCAGGCAAAGAGAGAAGGTTTATCTATTGAAGCCTTCATAAAAAGATACGGCAAACCTCTTAAAGCAGAGTTATTACCCCTTACCAATGCAAGACTATATCGAGGAAATGTTGCATTTGCCGAAGGAAATGCCAATCTGACTTTTTTGCAAATATTAATGGGTTTATCCATACTTATACTGTTATTATCGATTGCCAACTACATTAATCTGGCAACTGCCAATGCTGTAAAACGTGCTAAGGAAGTGGGTATAAGAAAAGTTATTGGTGCCTCAAAATTGCAAATTGTTATTCAGTTTGTATTTGAAACCATATTAATTACGCTTTTTTCAGTATTACTGGCATTGGTAATCGTAGAACTTTCATTGCCATTTTACAATGCTTTATTAGACAAAAACCTCATTCTTATCGGAAGTCAATTCTATCTGCAATTAGTATTGGTTTTCATTCTTGTTGTTTTTGTTTCGGGTGTTATTCCTGCAATCTACATATCAAATTTTGAAGTGCTGAAAGTTTTAAAAGGAAATTTTTCGAGGAGCAAAAGCGGTGTATGGCTTCGTAATGGAATGCTGATCTTGCAATTTGCTATTGCCACATTTTTTATCATTGGTTCTTTTATCGTATACCAACAGGTAAATTTTATGACTGAAAAAGATTTAGGTTTTAAAGGAGCGCAAGTCATCGATATTTCATTTAAGTCTAAAAAAGGAAAAGGACAATTTGAAAGATATAAAGCAATTCAACAGGAACTTCAAAAAATTAATGGTGTTGAAGCCGTTTCTGCAGGATCTTTTTCTATTGGAGGCATAGAAAATTCGTGGGCTGGTTTACATTATAAAACGCATCAGGAGGTTATAACTCAGCAAATGGGTGTTGATTTTGGAATGCTGAATCTTTTGAACGTACAATTGATAAAAGGACGTGATTTAACAGAAAAAATTTCCTCAGACACCATTTCAAATGTTTTATTAAATGAAACTGCAGCGAAAACATTACTCGAAAAAGACCCTATAAATAAGATCGTCAACTGGCAGGATGGCAATTATAAGGTAGTCGGAATTGTAAAAGACTTTAATTATTTTGGGCTTGAAAACAAAATTGGTCCAATGATTTTCTTTCACATTAAAACGCAATCATGGTCTCAAAATGAAATGCATACAATCGCCGTTAAAATTTCCCCAGATAAAATGTCTCAAACCATTGATAATATTGGAAAGTTTTGGAAAACAAAGGTTGATGCCGAATATCCTTTTGAATATAATTTCGTTGATAGAAACTATGCCAGAACCTATAAAAAATATCAGGACCAAAGTCAGTTATTTTCGCTCTTAAACGGAATTGTAATTCTAATTGCCGTTTTCGGATTGTTTGCCTTGGCTTCCTTTTCTATGGAAAGAAGATTGAGAGAAATCGCTATCAGAAAAACATTAGGGGCTGAAACCAATATTCTACTTAAAGAATTATCAAAACAATATGTGATTTTCTGTTTGATTGGTTTTGTGATCGGAATAATTCCCGCCTATCTTTTATTGCGAAAATGGCTTGAAAATTTTGCTTTCAGAATTGACATTCCTGCCCTTCCCTTCTTTGCTGCCCTTATTGCGTTAATGTTCCTGACCTTAACAATTGTACTGGCAAAAGCTTATCAGGTAACCAAAATTGATGTTCTTAAATACTTAAAATACGAGTAA
- a CDS encoding ABC transporter ATP-binding protein → MITIKKLSKIFRTEEVETNALSEISLTVNEGDFISIMGPSGSGKSTLLNIIGLLDSASDGSYQLLNQEMVGTKEKAKSKARKENIGFIFQNFNLIDELSVFDNIELPLIYNNVPASERKKKVQDIATILNISHRLKHYPQQLSGGQQQRVAVARALINDPKIILADEPTGNLDSKNGNEVMELLTDLHASGSTILMVTHSDYDASFSQKIILMKDGIILSEKVNNRNVDVFAATLNN, encoded by the coding sequence TTTCATTAACCGTGAACGAAGGCGATTTTATATCGATCATGGGGCCATCCGGAAGCGGAAAATCAACTTTACTAAATATTATTGGTTTACTGGACAGTGCTTCTGACGGAAGTTATCAATTGCTTAATCAGGAAATGGTTGGCACTAAAGAAAAAGCAAAATCGAAAGCCAGAAAAGAAAACATCGGCTTCATCTTTCAGAATTTTAATTTAATTGATGAATTATCTGTTTTTGATAATATCGAATTGCCTCTTATTTACAACAATGTTCCTGCATCTGAAAGAAAGAAAAAAGTGCAGGACATTGCTACTATATTAAATATTTCGCATCGTTTAAAACATTATCCTCAACAACTTTCAGGAGGACAGCAACAACGTGTTGCAGTGGCAAGAGCATTAATCAATGACCCGAAAATTATTTTGGCCGATGAACCTACAGGAAATCTGGACAGTAAAAATGGTAATGAAGTAATGGAATTATTGACGGATCTTCATGCTAGTGGTTCTACTATTTTGATGGTTACGCACTCAGATTACGATGCTTCTTTTTCTCAAAAAATTATTTTGATGAAAGACGGAATTATACTTTCTGAAAAAGTGAACAATAGAAATGTCGATGTTTTTGCAGCTACTCTAAATAACTAA